A DNA window from Fervidobacterium sp. contains the following coding sequences:
- a CDS encoding DUF72 domain-containing protein gives MEGQIIWIASDVKWYIGTSGFSFDDWVGTVYPEYIRKTEMFTYYWQHYGFNSVELNFTFYQIPTQKVILNLLRRAPAGFKFAVKLHNSITHGGSAENIESFLKACNILIEEEKMIGYLAQFPYNFRKNEESLNYVRKIIRILGPANIFLEFRHKSWVNCPELTQCHNNVYLVIPDLPKIIGLFPLIKAKSETVYLRLHGRNPNWFTSDEKTRYNYNYTEKELKDIIETVLPEKIQNAYVFFNNCYRGQALKNALMFRDIVGGEKIGIF, from the coding sequence TTGGAGGGTCAGATAATTTGGATAGCCAGTGACGTTAAATGGTATATAGGTACCAGTGGTTTTTCTTTTGATGATTGGGTAGGAACCGTTTACCCGGAATACATAAGAAAAACAGAAATGTTTACTTACTACTGGCAACATTATGGTTTCAACAGTGTTGAACTTAATTTTACATTTTATCAAATACCCACGCAAAAAGTTATATTAAACTTACTGAGAAGAGCACCTGCTGGCTTCAAATTCGCTGTGAAATTACACAATTCCATAACTCACGGAGGAAGTGCCGAGAATATTGAAAGTTTTTTGAAAGCCTGCAATATTTTAATCGAAGAGGAAAAGATGATAGGTTATCTTGCACAGTTTCCATATAACTTCAGAAAAAACGAAGAAAGTCTGAATTATGTTAGAAAAATCATACGAATTCTTGGACCGGCAAATATTTTTCTTGAATTCAGACACAAAAGTTGGGTAAACTGCCCTGAGCTTACGCAATGTCACAATAATGTTTATTTAGTAATACCTGATCTTCCCAAAATAATCGGATTGTTTCCATTGATAAAAGCCAAGAGCGAAACTGTTTATCTCAGGTTACACGGTAGAAATCCAAATTGGTTTACTTCAGACGAAAAAACACGTTACAATTACAATTATACTGAGAAAGAACTAAAAGATATAATTGAAACAGTACTTCCTGAAAAAATACAAAATGCATATGTGTTTTTTAACAACTGTTACAGAGGACAAGCGCTCAAGAATGCCTTGATGTTTAGAGATATCGTGGGGGGCGAAAAAATTGGAATTTTCTAA
- a CDS encoding HD domain-containing protein, translating to MLTESFIKLFKEAFGKEPECGFEKKDTCIYKEGDKIIIKKEGKKIAEFIDEEGDYGLILQYFAKKAGLINPPNKQIEELLRSLFANIIVLTEVEDKDGFSHSQRVAKLSEEFARYLGWSEEKANEMMHHGILHDVGKIAIEQLMLYSPTRLRTIETHYEDHPVMGTIYLSINENLWKYIPTVRHHHERWDGRGFPDGLKGEEIPLCARIIAIIDYYDEVTNFVSADWDSELKTPKQALEEIRRMEGTYFDPELAEKFIEFMKTIQKIEL from the coding sequence TTGTTAACTGAATCATTTATAAAATTGTTCAAAGAGGCGTTTGGTAAGGAACCTGAGTGCGGATTCGAGAAAAAAGATACTTGTATATATAAGGAAGGCGATAAGATCATAATTAAAAAAGAGGGGAAAAAAATAGCAGAATTCATCGATGAAGAAGGTGACTATGGATTGATATTACAGTATTTTGCCAAAAAGGCTGGGTTAATCAATCCACCTAACAAACAAATAGAAGAACTTTTACGTTCTCTGTTTGCGAACATAATTGTTTTAACGGAAGTTGAGGACAAAGATGGTTTTTCTCATTCGCAACGCGTAGCGAAGTTATCTGAGGAATTCGCCAGATATTTGGGTTGGAGTGAGGAAAAGGCAAACGAGATGATGCATCATGGTATATTACATGATGTTGGTAAAATAGCCATTGAACAGTTAATGCTGTATTCTCCCACGCGTTTACGAACGATCGAGACACATTATGAAGATCATCCAGTAATGGGAACAATCTATCTTTCAATTAACGAAAATTTGTGGAAATACATACCAACTGTGCGACATCATCATGAACGCTGGGATGGAAGAGGATTTCCGGATGGTTTAAAAGGTGAAGAAATTCCATTGTGTGCACGAATAATCGCTATTATAGATTACTACGATGAAGTAACCAACTTTGTATCAGCTGATTGGGATTCTGAACTAAAAACACCAAAACAGGCTTTGGAGGAAATTCGTAGAATGGAAGGGACATATTTTGATCCAGAACTTGCAGAAAAGTTTATCGAATTTATGAAGACAATACAAAAAATTGAATTGTGA
- a CDS encoding SPFH/Band 7/PHB domain protein, translated as MYVVLLALAFLLLIIAATGIRIVRPYERGLIERLGKFKKEVRAGLHFIVPFFDKMIKVDMREHVIDVPPQEVITKDNVVVVVDAVIYYEVTDAFKSVYNVNNFEFATIKLAQTNLRNVIGELELDQTLTSRESINAKLRTVLDEATDKWGIRITRVEIKKIDPPKDIMEAMSKQMKAERTKRAAILEAEGIRQSEILKAEGEKQAAILKAEGEAEAIKRVAEANKYKLIAEAEGQALAITNVFKAIHEGNPTNDLIAIKYLETLREVANGQATKIFLPLETSSVLASVGAMAELFKDKNSQSEEKRK; from the coding sequence ATGTACGTAGTTTTACTTGCACTTGCCTTTTTGTTATTAATAATCGCTGCTACCGGTATTAGGATAGTAAGACCGTATGAAAGAGGTCTTATCGAGAGACTTGGTAAGTTTAAAAAAGAAGTGAGAGCTGGTTTACATTTCATTGTCCCTTTCTTTGATAAGATGATAAAAGTTGACATGAGAGAACATGTTATAGATGTTCCACCACAAGAAGTTATAACAAAAGATAACGTTGTAGTTGTAGTTGATGCAGTTATATACTACGAAGTTACAGATGCTTTTAAATCTGTCTATAATGTCAACAATTTCGAATTTGCGACAATCAAACTTGCTCAAACAAACTTGAGAAATGTGATAGGCGAACTTGAACTTGACCAGACTCTCACTTCGAGAGAGAGTATAAACGCAAAGCTGAGAACGGTACTCGATGAGGCAACGGACAAATGGGGAATAAGGATAACAAGAGTTGAAATCAAAAAGATAGATCCACCAAAAGATATTATGGAAGCCATGAGTAAACAAATGAAAGCTGAAAGAACTAAACGTGCGGCCATTCTTGAAGCAGAAGGTATTAGACAGTCAGAAATCTTAAAAGCTGAAGGTGAAAAGCAAGCAGCAATATTAAAAGCTGAGGGTGAAGCAGAAGCTATAAAGAGAGTGGCTGAAGCTAATAAATACAAACTCATTGCCGAAGCAGAAGGTCAGGCACTTGCTATTACCAATGTTTTCAAAGCTATTCACGAAGGGAATCCAACAAATGATTTAATTGCTATAAAGTATCTTGAAACACTAAGAGAAGTTGCAAATGGTCAAGCTACGAAGATATTCTTACCACTCGAAACCTCTTCTGTACTTGCTTCTGTTGGCGCAATGGCAGAACTATTTAAAGATAAGAATTCTCAGTCGGAGGAAAAGCGTAAGTAA
- a CDS encoding HD domain-containing protein — protein MEVVNLKREEALELLKKHVSNKNLVNHCLACEAIMRRLAKHFGEDEETWGLTGLLHDLDYDYTKDKPEEHGYKTVEILGDLVTEDIKNAILAHCEKKIPETLMEKALYAVDPTSGFIVAAALIRPEKKLEFIDVEFLKNRFKEKGFAKGANRQQMMSCENIGLSLEEFYSLSLEAMKEIAKDIGL, from the coding sequence ATGGAGGTGGTAAATTTGAAACGAGAAGAAGCACTCGAGCTTTTGAAAAAACATGTCTCAAACAAAAATCTCGTAAACCATTGCCTTGCCTGCGAGGCAATTATGAGAAGACTTGCAAAACATTTTGGAGAAGACGAGGAAACATGGGGGCTTACTGGATTGTTACATGATCTCGATTATGATTACACAAAAGATAAGCCCGAAGAACACGGTTACAAGACTGTCGAAATACTTGGAGATCTGGTAACAGAGGATATCAAGAATGCTATTTTAGCACATTGCGAGAAAAAAATACCGGAAACCTTGATGGAAAAAGCGCTTTATGCAGTTGATCCAACAAGTGGTTTTATTGTAGCGGCAGCGCTCATAAGACCTGAAAAGAAACTTGAGTTTATTGATGTGGAATTTCTCAAAAATAGGTTTAAAGAAAAGGGATTTGCGAAGGGCGCAAATAGGCAACAAATGATGTCATGTGAAAATATAGGACTTTCGCTTGAGGAATTTTATTCTTTGTCACTAGAGGCTATGAAAGAAATAGCGAAAGATATAGGATTGTAA
- a CDS encoding RNA polymerase sigma factor gives MEFSNSRNERSEENQGQNTWKDESLFIKALSKGDEEAYRYLYKTYAPKIGALVKSYLGTDDIDDVIQEVFLRIYKNIKKFRGESKLSTWIYRITVNVCNNVYKKLKSKGIIMDITESNESDEYTYQFPTEEDVKKNVADEILYEKLRKTLDTLNPEDRALLFMKEIDGLTYEEIGNILKKPEGTVKSRLHYIKEKIRKALEEVTRDE, from the coding sequence TTGGAATTTTCTAACAGCAGGAATGAACGTAGTGAAGAGAATCAAGGTCAAAATACTTGGAAGGATGAAAGTTTGTTTATTAAGGCTCTATCAAAAGGCGACGAGGAAGCTTATAGGTACCTGTACAAGACTTACGCACCAAAGATAGGTGCACTTGTTAAAAGTTATCTCGGAACTGATGATATAGATGATGTTATTCAGGAAGTATTTTTGAGAATTTACAAAAATATCAAAAAATTCAGAGGGGAGTCTAAATTATCAACCTGGATTTATCGTATAACAGTTAATGTTTGTAACAATGTTTATAAAAAACTAAAAAGCAAAGGAATAATTATGGATATTACTGAATCAAACGAGAGCGATGAATACACGTATCAATTTCCGACAGAAGAAGACGTGAAGAAGAATGTGGCAGATGAAATTTTATATGAAAAGCTGAGAAAAACTTTAGATACACTAAATCCTGAAGACAGAGCACTTTTGTTTATGAAAGAAATAGACGGTTTAACCTATGAAGAAATAGGAAACATACTTAAAAAGCCGGAAGGTACAGTCAAAAGCAGATTACATTACATAAAGGAAAAGATAAGAAAAGCACTTGAGGAGGTTACGAGAGATGAATGA
- a CDS encoding aminopeptidase yields the protein MVDTTLLKSYAQAILKIGVNLQDGQKLIVSASVDHKDFVRLFVEQAYDLGADEVLVVWNDTYVTKQKLLKAPEEVLKNVYKWEVDMAMSFLDQGAASISLVGSYADLLSEVPSNRLGMNVKARQIAFKDVMERTMMNKNRWCVAGVPNPEWAQKIYGTCDVEQLWKDILYMARIDENGYEKLVEHLENLKKRKDYLNQMHFDALRYESSKTNVLVELAPKHIWLSGIEHDANGIPFLPNIPTEEVFTAPFKYGTNGVVYSSMPLVYQGNVIDEFWLEFKNGKVINFDAKRGKDVLKELIETDEGASYLGEVALVDINSPIYKLKKIFYNTLYDENAASHFALGRAYPTCVEDFDGDTEKSGINMSLTHVDFMIGNSEMNVYGVKDGKETLLIENGVWKI from the coding sequence ATGGTTGATACGACACTTTTAAAAAGCTATGCGCAGGCAATCCTAAAGATAGGAGTTAATCTCCAAGATGGTCAAAAATTAATAGTTAGTGCATCGGTGGATCATAAAGACTTCGTTCGTCTTTTTGTAGAGCAAGCTTATGATCTTGGTGCAGATGAAGTGCTTGTTGTTTGGAATGATACATATGTTACAAAACAAAAATTGTTAAAAGCCCCTGAAGAGGTATTGAAAAACGTTTACAAATGGGAAGTAGATATGGCAATGAGCTTTCTTGATCAAGGTGCAGCTTCGATTTCTCTTGTAGGTTCTTACGCAGATTTACTTTCCGAGGTTCCATCAAATAGGCTTGGAATGAATGTGAAGGCTCGTCAAATTGCCTTCAAAGATGTTATGGAACGCACAATGATGAACAAGAATAGATGGTGTGTGGCTGGTGTACCAAACCCAGAATGGGCACAAAAAATTTACGGGACCTGTGACGTTGAACAGCTTTGGAAAGATATACTTTACATGGCAAGAATAGATGAAAATGGATATGAAAAGTTAGTTGAGCATCTTGAAAATTTGAAGAAGAGAAAAGATTACTTGAATCAAATGCATTTTGATGCTTTAAGATACGAAAGTTCAAAGACCAACGTTTTAGTAGAATTGGCTCCAAAGCATATTTGGCTTAGTGGAATAGAACATGATGCCAACGGTATTCCATTTTTGCCAAATATCCCAACTGAGGAAGTCTTCACTGCACCATTTAAATATGGGACCAACGGTGTCGTTTACAGCAGTATGCCTCTTGTTTACCAAGGAAACGTAATAGATGAATTTTGGTTAGAATTTAAAAATGGAAAAGTTATAAACTTTGATGCCAAAAGAGGAAAGGACGTACTTAAAGAATTAATCGAGACCGACGAAGGTGCAAGCTATCTTGGAGAAGTTGCACTTGTTGATATCAACTCGCCTATCTATAAGCTGAAGAAAATATTCTATAACACACTATACGATGAAAATGCCGCCTCACACTTTGCACTTGGAAGAGCTTATCCAACATGTGTTGAAGATTTCGATGGAGACACTGAAAAATCTGGAATAAACATGAGTTTGACCCATGTTGATTTTATGATTGGAAACAGCGAAATGAATGTCTACGGAGTTAAAGATGGAAAAGAAACACTTTTAATAGAAAATGGCGTGTGGAAAATATGA
- a CDS encoding NfeD family protein, translating into MFTPVAFWIIFGVILMVIEIFTPTFFIFWFGLGSLAAAVVAYFYENTLFELLTFVIVSGILVLSTRKLAKKISGEEIRSINVDEIVGKEAVVIEKIDNKLSKGVVKVGGDMWRAVSFDDKVTFEQGEFVVIEKVEGAHVVVKPKIEKQVEETKN; encoded by the coding sequence ATGTTCACACCTGTTGCTTTTTGGATAATATTCGGGGTTATATTAATGGTAATAGAAATATTTACTCCCACATTTTTCATATTCTGGTTTGGACTTGGTAGCCTTGCTGCGGCAGTTGTGGCGTATTTTTACGAAAATACTCTCTTTGAACTTCTTACATTTGTAATAGTATCCGGCATTTTGGTTCTTTCAACCCGCAAACTTGCGAAGAAGATTTCTGGTGAAGAAATCAGGAGTATAAACGTGGATGAAATTGTTGGAAAAGAAGCTGTTGTAATAGAAAAAATAGATAACAAATTAAGTAAAGGTGTAGTCAAAGTTGGTGGAGATATGTGGCGTGCGGTCTCTTTTGATGACAAGGTAACGTTCGAACAGGGAGAATTTGTTGTAATCGAAAAAGTGGAAGGTGCCCATGTTGTTGTAAAACCGAAAATCGAAAAGCAAGTTGAGGAAACCAAAAATTGA
- a CDS encoding PHP domain-containing protein, with product MLVDLHTHTTSSDGTLTPESLVRKAKLIGLEVLAITDHDTISAFYELGNIFEDDLGIKLLRGVEISVEYPTDSLHIIGYNFKDIDAIGKVLNELLEYRNKRNEIIIQKMNEMGFSATLEEIKQIAKGEAIGRPHFARLMANKGYVRSIDEAFEKYLRDGGLLFVEKRRLKPKEAIDLIKNAGGIAILAHPFEILRAKNTNEDDLSYIERLILKLVDYGLDGIEVFYSTHTPSQTNDLLKIARKYDLMITAGSDFHGDNRPSVKLGMDIPYKLLSKFLCAVS from the coding sequence GTGTTAGTAGACCTACATACACACACTACAAGCTCGGATGGTACGTTAACTCCAGAATCACTTGTAAGAAAAGCAAAGCTGATAGGTCTTGAAGTATTGGCTATAACAGATCACGATACTATTAGTGCCTTTTACGAACTTGGTAATATATTTGAAGATGATCTTGGTATAAAACTTTTGCGTGGGGTTGAGATAAGTGTCGAATACCCAACAGACTCACTGCATATAATTGGTTACAATTTCAAAGATATAGATGCTATTGGCAAGGTTTTGAATGAGCTTTTGGAATACAGAAACAAAAGGAACGAAATTATAATCCAGAAAATGAACGAAATGGGTTTCAGCGCAACTTTAGAAGAAATAAAACAAATAGCCAAAGGAGAGGCTATAGGTCGACCTCACTTTGCTCGTTTAATGGCAAACAAAGGGTATGTCAGAAGTATAGACGAAGCATTTGAAAAATACCTAAGAGATGGTGGTTTATTGTTTGTTGAAAAAAGAAGATTAAAACCAAAAGAAGCAATAGACTTGATTAAAAATGCCGGTGGAATAGCTATTTTAGCACACCCATTTGAGATATTAAGGGCAAAAAATACAAATGAAGATGATCTCAGCTACATTGAAAGACTTATCTTGAAGCTCGTAGATTACGGACTTGATGGCATCGAAGTTTTTTATTCAACACACACGCCTTCCCAAACTAACGATTTATTAAAAATTGCAAGAAAATACGATTTAATGATAACTGCTGGTAGCGATTTTCATGGCGATAACAGGCCTTCAGTGAAGCTTGGAATGGATATACCTTATAAACTATTGAGCAAGTTCCTGTGTGCTGTAAGCTGA
- the thrS gene encoding threonine--tRNA ligase, with the protein MKIKLPDGSIKEYSEAVTPAQIAKEISEGLWRNAVGAMVNGQLWDLEKPVDFDCELKIIKIDDPQAKDIYRHTMSHIMAQAVMRIYGQENVKLGIGPTIENGFYYDFDIANGKITEEDLPKIEEEMKKIIKEDIKIERFELTKDDAIRLMEEKGQIYKIELIREIPDEKVSFYKQGEFIDLCRGPHLPSTGKIKHFKLLSVSGAYWRGNEKNPMLQRIYGTAFSKKEELDEYLKMLEEAKKRDHRKLGPQLELFFINTDVAAGMPIFLPYGMTVLKELMNLSRILHKKYGYVEVGTPLIMHEKLWRQSGHWDHYKNNMYFTEKEEVIYAVKPMNCPGHILIYKNKPVSYKDLPIRLFEFGRVHRYERGGVLHGLLRVRTFTQDDAHIFCREDQIVDEVTNVVRFINELYGIFGFSYRATLSTMPEDHMGDEATWERATEGLKNALENMNVPYEVAEGEGAFYGPKIDFHVKDVIGREWQCATIQMDFQMPERFELTYKTSDGSEKRPVMIHRALYGSIERFFGILIEHYAGAFPTWLAPVQCVVLPVSEKHIDYAQQVANVLSQNEIRVEIDDRNETLGYRIRENQLKKVPYMIILGDKEKENNSITLRTRQGKDVHDVNLENFVERIKDEIAKRANEISIV; encoded by the coding sequence ATGAAGATCAAATTGCCGGATGGAAGCATTAAAGAATACTCTGAAGCTGTAACACCTGCTCAAATTGCTAAGGAAATTTCCGAAGGTTTGTGGAGAAACGCAGTTGGTGCAATGGTAAATGGACAGCTATGGGATTTAGAAAAGCCCGTTGATTTTGATTGTGAGTTGAAAATAATAAAAATTGATGATCCACAAGCAAAGGATATATATAGACACACAATGTCTCACATCATGGCACAAGCAGTGATGAGAATTTACGGTCAGGAAAATGTAAAGCTTGGTATAGGACCGACTATAGAGAATGGATTTTATTACGATTTCGATATCGCAAATGGAAAAATAACAGAAGAAGATCTCCCAAAGATTGAGGAAGAAATGAAGAAAATAATAAAAGAAGATATAAAAATCGAAAGATTTGAACTCACAAAAGATGACGCAATAAGACTTATGGAAGAAAAGGGACAAATTTACAAGATCGAGCTAATCAGAGAGATTCCTGATGAAAAGGTGAGTTTCTATAAACAGGGTGAATTTATTGACCTTTGTAGAGGTCCGCATTTGCCAAGTACGGGTAAGATAAAGCATTTCAAATTACTTTCCGTATCAGGTGCATATTGGCGTGGTAATGAAAAAAATCCCATGCTTCAACGTATTTATGGTACAGCATTTTCCAAAAAGGAAGAACTTGATGAATATTTAAAAATGCTTGAAGAAGCAAAGAAAAGAGACCATAGAAAACTTGGTCCACAACTTGAATTATTCTTTATAAATACAGATGTAGCAGCTGGCATGCCTATATTTCTTCCGTACGGTATGACTGTGCTTAAAGAATTAATGAATTTGTCGAGGATCCTCCACAAAAAATATGGTTACGTAGAGGTTGGTACTCCCTTGATAATGCATGAAAAACTCTGGCGACAGAGTGGTCACTGGGATCATTACAAAAATAACATGTATTTTACAGAAAAAGAAGAAGTTATCTATGCTGTTAAACCTATGAACTGTCCAGGGCACATACTGATTTACAAAAATAAACCTGTTTCTTATAAAGACTTGCCAATAAGGTTGTTCGAATTTGGTAGAGTACACAGGTATGAACGTGGTGGAGTTTTACACGGATTGTTGAGAGTTAGAACATTCACCCAAGATGATGCGCATATATTCTGTAGAGAGGATCAAATAGTTGATGAAGTTACAAATGTAGTAAGATTCATAAACGAACTATACGGGATATTTGGATTTTCTTACAGAGCAACTCTTAGCACAATGCCTGAAGATCATATGGGAGATGAGGCAACGTGGGAAAGGGCAACCGAAGGATTAAAAAATGCCTTAGAAAATATGAACGTACCTTACGAAGTAGCTGAAGGAGAAGGGGCATTTTATGGCCCGAAAATTGATTTTCATGTGAAAGATGTTATAGGAAGAGAGTGGCAATGTGCAACTATCCAAATGGATTTTCAAATGCCAGAAAGATTTGAACTAACTTACAAAACTTCAGATGGTAGTGAGAAGAGACCTGTTATGATACATAGGGCGCTCTATGGTTCGATTGAAAGATTTTTTGGTATACTTATCGAACATTATGCAGGTGCTTTCCCAACCTGGCTTGCTCCTGTACAATGCGTTGTACTACCAGTTTCCGAAAAGCATATTGACTATGCACAGCAAGTGGCAAATGTACTTAGTCAGAATGAAATACGTGTTGAAATTGACGATCGAAATGAAACTCTTGGTTACAGGATACGAGAAAACCAACTGAAAAAAGTTCCTTATATGATTATATTGGGTGATAAGGAAAAAGAAAACAACAGCATTACTCTTAGAACAAGGCAAGGAAAAGATGTACATGATGTAAATCTTGAAAACTTTGTCGAAAGAATAAAAGATGAAATTGCAAAAAGAGCGAACGAAATTTCGATAGTTTAA
- a CDS encoding ATP-dependent helicase, with protein sequence MDNQELREYRLQREKNREDFIDGVLRELDEEQKEAVIKSHGKCVVIAGPGSGKTKVITYKIAYLLLNNIKPSEIMLVTFTRAAAREMIERAQRVTKRDLSEMMAGTFHHVCNLLLRKYGSAIGLKPNFTILDESDSKDLMKISRNRYVTSKQMNKALPTHNELYSIYSYSNNTMLTPYETVVRKAKRWIQVIDVIEKIFQEYELEKEKQNVVDYDDLLVKTLRMLENNPQIREHISSKFKWILVDEFQDTNILQLKIVEYLSEVHGNLFVVADDAQSIYSFRGARFENVREIMKDANIFKLQTNYRSTDKIVELVNHMIPKNSVPKKLKAVRTSPQKPVVVNTYDHFDEASFVGQRIIELINEGFGYEDIGILYRAHSHSLELQVELSKRNIPFRILSGIRFTETAHVKDVIAFLKIILNPYDTISWTRILKLLENVGDATAEKIIAHIIGEHAEKTPIDIFLETKIRSSNIDELKKVMMDSINRPPQVQIENFYKGFYANVIEREYIDFRDREEDIERLIEMAGFYDSTEDFLNEILISEDVKGANEVETEGKVTLTTVHQAKGLEWKIVFVIGVNPGDFPHFLAAKDNCLDEEERLFYVAITRAKDILYITHSVLSRNNYNSYNLYTTKSLERDFVEEIPPHLVEFWRVR encoded by the coding sequence ATGGATAACCAAGAGCTCAGAGAATATAGATTACAAAGAGAAAAAAACAGGGAAGACTTTATTGATGGAGTCCTCCGAGAGCTTGACGAAGAACAAAAAGAAGCCGTCATAAAATCGCATGGAAAATGCGTAGTCATCGCTGGTCCTGGAAGTGGCAAAACAAAGGTGATAACTTACAAAATTGCGTATTTATTACTTAATAATATCAAACCCTCTGAAATTATGCTTGTAACGTTCACAAGGGCTGCTGCACGCGAAATGATAGAAAGAGCACAGCGGGTAACTAAGAGAGATTTGTCAGAAATGATGGCTGGAACCTTTCATCATGTGTGTAACTTATTGTTGAGAAAGTATGGAAGTGCTATAGGTTTAAAGCCTAATTTTACTATTTTAGATGAAAGCGATAGTAAAGATTTGATGAAAATATCAAGAAATAGATACGTAACATCAAAACAGATGAACAAAGCATTACCAACACACAACGAACTTTATTCAATTTATTCTTACTCAAACAATACGATGCTTACCCCTTACGAAACTGTTGTTAGAAAAGCCAAAAGGTGGATACAAGTTATAGACGTAATAGAAAAGATATTCCAAGAATACGAACTCGAAAAAGAAAAGCAAAATGTTGTAGATTACGATGATTTGTTAGTCAAAACATTACGGATGTTGGAAAACAATCCCCAAATAAGAGAACATATCTCATCGAAGTTTAAGTGGATACTGGTCGATGAATTTCAAGATACAAACATACTTCAATTAAAAATTGTTGAATATCTATCGGAAGTTCATGGAAATTTGTTTGTCGTTGCTGATGATGCACAAAGTATATATTCCTTTAGAGGGGCACGGTTTGAAAATGTTAGAGAAATCATGAAAGATGCAAATATTTTCAAATTGCAGACAAACTATAGAAGCACAGACAAGATAGTAGAATTAGTAAACCACATGATACCAAAAAACTCAGTTCCAAAAAAATTAAAGGCTGTCCGAACAAGCCCTCAAAAACCTGTTGTAGTGAATACTTATGATCATTTCGATGAGGCATCTTTTGTTGGGCAAAGAATAATCGAATTGATAAACGAAGGCTTTGGATACGAAGATATCGGTATTTTATACAGAGCACATTCTCACTCGCTTGAGTTGCAAGTAGAGCTCTCGAAAAGAAACATTCCATTCAGAATACTATCTGGGATAAGGTTTACAGAAACAGCCCACGTTAAAGATGTGATTGCTTTTCTAAAGATAATACTAAACCCTTATGATACAATTTCATGGACACGTATATTAAAGTTACTCGAAAATGTGGGTGATGCAACGGCCGAAAAAATAATTGCTCACATTATTGGAGAACATGCTGAAAAAACACCGATAGATATTTTCTTAGAAACTAAAATAAGAAGTTCAAACATCGACGAACTCAAAAAAGTGATGATGGATTCAATTAATAGACCTCCACAAGTACAAATAGAAAATTTCTACAAAGGGTTTTACGCAAATGTAATCGAAAGAGAGTATATTGATTTTAGAGATAGAGAGGAAGATATAGAAAGACTTATCGAAATGGCAGGGTTTTACGATTCTACAGAGGATTTTCTAAATGAGATACTCATCTCCGAAGATGTAAAAGGTGCTAATGAGGTGGAAACAGAAGGGAAAGTAACCCTGACGACTGTTCATCAAGCAAAAGGACTGGAATGGAAGATTGTGTTTGTAATAGGTGTCAATCCGGGTGATTTTCCACATTTCTTGGCCGCAAAAGATAATTGTTTAGATGAAGAGGAAAGACTTTTTTACGTTGCCATTACAAGGGCAAAGGACATATTGTACATAACACATTCTGTACTTTCAAGAAACAATTACAATTCATACAATCTTTACACAACAAAATCTTTAGAGAGAGATTTTGTTGAAGAAATCCCACCCCATCTTGTTGAATTTTGGAGGGTCAGATAA